A stretch of the Desulfobacter sp. genome encodes the following:
- a CDS encoding MMPL family transporter, whose amino-acid sequence MQKLMRFSHAHPFITMLILLGISAWAAMQLPTLVIDPSMEGLRAGDQAGKDAYQAAVDTFGSDKINIIYLKDKDLFTPEKLTLVEELVVELEDMPGILKVESLFSTNNFKNEEGMLVTGPLAGWVPETQEESQALLDDALANPMIAGDLVGDTKNSMTINLFVDPKNQSPDFSKEITLGIDKLLLVLEPEFETVFQIGDPTLRYEIANMMLMDQKHIVPLSVLILLLTLALVTRSAACAALPLLTSFTSILWVLGFMGLMNILTVIVPSLILVIGSTEDVHLLLEYDHGLHTLGEKSLAINMMMQKMGLVVMITALPTFLGFLSICLNDVIMLRQFGYAASFGLFVNPLITCMITPVYLSIFGRSQAPAPHSQKQNPWVSALVDAISRHKKVILAGMILVTIVIGLFGFRLKLENDYISMFRKGTPILSRLDQLTSEFPGTQTFFIHIQGGHSDLFKDPENLDQVADIQTLIRTNGQFDKTSSLVDFLTLINREMNGGKPEKEVLPESKERISQYLAFLEDDDISRYVNPDFSQVNIMVRHNLNSSHELKIALNGLETQIRNILILNPHFYFTITGDSILTLKGADAIADGQAKSIFLLLFIIFIIMSILFTNIKAGLLSLVPNIIPVVINFGIMGLFSIPLNVGTAMVAVIAIGIAVDDTLHFMTRYNDEMHQVKNQDQAIRICLTSEFRVVAATSVSLSLGFAVLGFSQFIPIVQFGILSAVVILVAFLCDILVTPVLLSTTRLLTMWDILSLKLKKEVIEQSEFFRDLKLWQIKKIVLLARMSQQKEGENIYIENEQASETNPRSMYLLLEGNVSRYHIQSDTGKEVPVGFYAPGDIFGYISPLNNTPRSANTKALTDIKYVEINQESLDRLRTMYPHIWGKVYRNLARILGDQLVVWQGVFSERGGL is encoded by the coding sequence ATGCAAAAACTGATGCGGTTCAGCCATGCCCACCCCTTTATTACCATGCTCATTTTGCTGGGCATTTCCGCCTGGGCTGCCATGCAGCTGCCCACCCTTGTCATTGATCCTTCCATGGAGGGACTCAGGGCTGGAGATCAGGCCGGAAAAGATGCCTACCAGGCCGCAGTTGACACCTTTGGCTCCGATAAGATCAATATTATTTACCTAAAAGACAAGGATCTGTTTACCCCGGAAAAATTGACCCTGGTGGAAGAGCTGGTGGTTGAACTCGAAGATATGCCCGGCATCCTCAAGGTTGAAAGCCTGTTTTCCACTAACAATTTTAAGAATGAAGAGGGCATGCTGGTCACAGGCCCCCTGGCCGGATGGGTGCCTGAAACCCAGGAGGAATCCCAAGCCCTTCTGGATGATGCCCTGGCCAACCCCATGATCGCAGGCGATCTTGTCGGGGATACAAAAAACAGCATGACCATCAACCTCTTTGTGGATCCAAAAAACCAAAGTCCTGATTTTTCCAAGGAAATCACCCTTGGCATTGACAAGCTTCTCCTTGTGCTTGAACCTGAATTTGAAACCGTATTTCAGATCGGTGATCCCACCCTGAGGTACGAAATTGCAAACATGATGCTCATGGACCAGAAACATATCGTCCCCTTGTCCGTTCTGATCCTGCTGCTCACGCTAGCACTTGTGACCCGGTCTGCGGCCTGTGCGGCCCTGCCCCTGCTGACATCTTTTACCAGCATATTGTGGGTTTTAGGATTCATGGGGCTTATGAATATCCTGACGGTCATTGTTCCTTCTCTTATCCTGGTAATCGGCTCCACAGAGGATGTGCACCTGCTTTTAGAGTATGATCACGGTCTCCATACCCTGGGTGAAAAATCTCTGGCCATCAACATGATGATGCAGAAAATGGGACTGGTGGTCATGATCACGGCCCTGCCCACATTTCTGGGGTTTTTATCCATCTGCCTCAACGATGTGATCATGCTCCGGCAATTCGGCTATGCCGCCTCATTCGGTCTTTTTGTCAACCCGCTGATTACCTGCATGATTACCCCGGTTTACCTGTCCATATTCGGCCGGTCCCAGGCCCCGGCACCCCATTCACAAAAGCAAAACCCCTGGGTTTCTGCATTGGTGGACGCGATCAGCCGCCATAAAAAAGTCATACTGGCCGGCATGATACTGGTCACGATAGTCATAGGGCTGTTCGGCTTTCGCCTCAAACTGGAAAACGATTATATCTCCATGTTTCGAAAAGGAACGCCCATCCTCTCCCGCCTGGATCAACTGACCTCGGAATTCCCCGGGACCCAGACCTTTTTTATCCACATCCAGGGGGGACACTCGGACCTTTTTAAAGACCCGGAAAACCTGGACCAGGTTGCCGATATCCAAACGCTCATCCGAACGAACGGCCAATTTGACAAAACAAGTTCTCTGGTGGATTTTCTAACCCTGATCAACCGGGAGATGAACGGGGGAAAGCCTGAAAAAGAGGTGTTGCCGGAATCAAAAGAACGGATATCCCAATATCTTGCCTTTCTGGAAGATGACGATATCAGCCGGTATGTAAACCCGGATTTCAGCCAGGTCAATATCATGGTGAGGCACAATCTCAACTCTTCCCATGAACTGAAGATAGCCCTGAATGGACTGGAAACCCAAATCAGAAATATCCTCATCCTCAATCCCCATTTTTATTTTACAATTACCGGAGACAGCATCCTGACTCTCAAGGGGGCGGATGCCATAGCAGACGGCCAGGCCAAATCCATTTTCCTGCTTCTTTTTATCATTTTCATCATCATGTCCATTCTCTTCACCAATATCAAGGCAGGACTGCTTTCCCTGGTGCCCAATATTATCCCCGTGGTGATCAATTTCGGGATCATGGGCCTTTTTTCCATTCCCCTCAACGTGGGCACGGCCATGGTGGCCGTGATTGCCATTGGTATTGCCGTGGATGACACCCTTCATTTCATGACCCGGTATAATGATGAGATGCACCAGGTCAAAAACCAGGACCAGGCCATAAGGATCTGCCTGACTTCGGAATTCAGGGTTGTGGCCGCCACATCAGTATCCCTGAGCCTGGGCTTTGCCGTCCTTGGATTTTCCCAGTTCATTCCCATTGTTCAGTTCGGCATCTTATCTGCCGTAGTCATTTTAGTGGCCTTTCTCTGCGATATCCTGGTCACACCGGTTCTGCTGTCCACCACCCGGCTGCTGACCATGTGGGATATCCTCAGCTTGAAGCTGAAAAAAGAGGTGATTGAACAGAGTGAGTTTTTCAGGGATCTCAAACTCTGGCAGATCAAAAAGATCGTTCTGCTGGCCAGGATGAGCCAGCAAAAAGAGGGGGAAAACATTTATATCGAAAATGAACAGGCCAGTGAAACAAATCCGAGAAGCATGTACCTGCTGCTCGAAGGCAATGTAAGCCGGTATCATATTCAGTCGGATACAGGCAAAGAAGTGCCTGTGGGGTTTTATGCCCCCGGAGATATTTTCGGGTATATCTCACCCTTGAACAATACCCCGAGATCAGCCAATACAAAAGCACTCACCGATATTAAATATGTTGAAATCAACCAGGAAAGCTTAGACCGCCTGAGAACCATGTATCCCCACATCTGGGGCAAGGTCTACCGTAACCTTGCCCGGATCTTAGGCGATCAGCTCGTGGTATGGCAGGGCGTTTTTTCTGAAAGAGGAGGGTTATAA
- a CDS encoding outer membrane lipoprotein-sorting protein, which produces MFLPGQKSLQRIASKAKRSAFMSSDFTYEDMQPDDPNNYSFSAPRSDTLDGHDCFVIDVTPATAEAKKQSSYGRRRAWVRKDIYFTVKIEFYDRRDRLIKTQTCHDLKNSHDDVWYAQKILMENHKKNHKTLMGIKTKDVNIPIDDALFSEKTILNRKHL; this is translated from the coding sequence ATGTTTCTGCCGGGACAAAAATCCCTCCAGCGGATTGCCTCCAAAGCCAAGCGGAGTGCCTTTATGAGCAGCGATTTTACCTATGAGGATATGCAGCCGGACGATCCGAACAACTATTCTTTTTCCGCTCCCCGGTCCGACACCCTGGACGGCCATGACTGTTTTGTGATTGATGTGACCCCGGCAACGGCCGAGGCAAAAAAACAAAGCTCCTATGGCCGGCGGCGGGCCTGGGTCAGAAAAGACATCTATTTCACCGTAAAAATAGAATTTTATGACCGACGAGACCGGCTGATCAAAACCCAGACCTGCCATGATCTGAAAAATTCACATGATGATGTCTGGTATGCCCAGAAAATCCTCATGGAAAACCATAAAAAAAATCATAAAACCCTGATGGGCATCAAGACCAAGGACGTCAACATCCCCATTGATGATGCGCTGTTCTCTGAAAAAACCATTCTCAACAGAAAACACCTATAG
- a CDS encoding AIM24 family protein, which produces MQCHTIDYEIFGDDMQTVEVELDPNETVIAEAGAMNWMEEGISFEAKMGDGSQPDKGIFGKLLDAGKRMATVESLFITHFTNIGAGKKRVAFGAPYPGKIIALDMAQMGGELICQKDAFLCAALGTEVSIAFSRKIGTGFFGGEGFILQKLKGDGMAFIHAGGTIVKKEISNETLFVDTGCIVGFSPGIDYSIERAGNRAHSHFPGYTAGTGL; this is translated from the coding sequence ATGCAATGCCACACGATTGATTATGAGATTTTCGGGGATGATATGCAGACCGTAGAGGTTGAACTGGACCCCAATGAAACCGTTATCGCAGAGGCCGGGGCCATGAACTGGATGGAAGAGGGCATTTCTTTTGAGGCCAAAATGGGTGACGGGTCCCAGCCGGATAAGGGGATTTTCGGTAAGCTTTTGGATGCGGGAAAACGCATGGCAACAGTCGAGTCCTTGTTTATTACCCATTTTACCAACATCGGGGCCGGTAAAAAACGGGTGGCATTTGGCGCGCCCTATCCGGGAAAGATTATCGCCCTTGATATGGCTCAAATGGGAGGGGAACTGATCTGTCAGAAGGATGCATTCCTCTGCGCTGCCCTGGGGACTGAAGTCAGCATCGCCTTTTCCCGGAAAATCGGCACAGGGTTTTTCGGAGGGGAAGGCTTTATACTTCAGAAGCTTAAAGGAGACGGTATGGCCTTTATCCATGCCGGGGGAACCATTGTTAAAAAAGAAATTTCCAATGAGACCCTTTTTGTGGATACCGGCTGTATTGTGGGGTTTTCACCCGGCATAGACTATAGCATTGAACGGGCCGGGAATCGGGCGCATTCCCATTTTCCCGGTT